A single genomic interval of Argopecten irradians isolate NY chromosome 8, Ai_NY, whole genome shotgun sequence harbors:
- the LOC138329172 gene encoding uncharacterized protein, with amino-acid sequence MLRLPTYSVLVQLLARGRICSRYKSVGNCISVRQLVSSTNNEQYYTLPVLFKTRTPGEKMTVDVGIWDVRPSDPTLQTPLVVAIHGQPGSSQDFESLARRLAGHDVRVVALDFPGNGRSRLFGKDIYRLDHSTEGKYQMLTTILEALAIDRVDVLMGHSAGTWLSYKAAADLPLAKSSVILNPLSKRHHRTLRPYMGVKILAALLRNPSLHLTIYKTLPFLYKMLGFVLDEDAFPSLPIAVESMRQVNFDKMQAFAEAAGKKKHPFVMAITRNDKIGEWNFAMEMAHHLGIEEGEITKIGKDSITIADTVGKYDDSYYRRVLLFERGGHVVHKAHEQEIVIQILKLLKVVCSHHS; translated from the exons ATGCTAAGATTACCAACATATTCAGTACTGGTGCAATTGCTAGCAAGAGGACGCATATGTTCTAGATATAAAAGTGTTGGTAACTGTATATCAGTGAGACAGCTTGTTTCCAGCACGAACAATGAACAATATTATACCTTGCCAGTCTTGTTCAAAACTCGAACCCCTGGAGAGAAGATGACGGTGGATGTGGGTATCTGGGACGTACGTCCATCCGACCCGACACTCCAGACTCCACTTGTTGTTGCTATCCACGGACAACCTGGATCCTCCCAGGACTTTGAGTCCTTAGCTAGAAGACTGGCTGGCCATGATGTCAGAGTGGTGGCGTTAGACTTTCCAG GCAATGGGAGAAGTAGACTTTTTGGGAAGGACATCTATCGCCTTGACCACAGCACAGAAGGAAAATATCAGATGTTAACTACTATACTGGAAGCTTTGGCCATTGATAG GGTCGATGTTCTGATGGGACATAGTGCTGGTACCTGGTTGAGCTACAAGGCTGCAGCTGACCTTCCTCTTGCTAAGTCATCTGTCATTCTTAATCCCCTTTCAAAAAGACACCATCG AACTCTCCGGCCATATATGGGAGTAAAAATTTTAGCGGCACTGTTGAGAAATCCATCTCTTCATTTAACAATCTATAAAACACTTCcctttttatataagatgttag GTTTTGTGTTGGATGAAGACGCTTTTCCATCACTTCCGATTGCTGTAGAAAGTATGAGACAAGTCAATTTTGATAAG ATGCAAGCATTTGCTGAGGCTGCTGGTAAAAAGAAGCACCCATTTGTAATGGCTATTACTCGCAATGACAAGATTGGTGAATGGAACTTTGCCATGGAGATGGCACATCACCTTGGAATCgaggaaggggagataaccaagATTGGAAAAGATTCTATAACCATTGCTGATACTGTCGGAaaat ACGATGATAGCTACTACAGGCGAGTGCTTTTGTTTGAACGGGGAGGCCATGTTGTCCACAAAGCCCATGAACAAGAAATTGTAATACAGATACTCAAACTTTTAAAAGTTGTTTGCAGTCATCATTCTTGA